Proteins co-encoded in one Thermodesulfobacteriota bacterium genomic window:
- the uvrA gene encoding excinuclease ABC subunit UvrA — MEKIIIRGAKVHNLKNIDVEIPRNRLVVITGLSGSGKSTLAFDTLYAEGQRRYVESLSAYARQFLEQLERAEVESIEGLSPAIAIDQRHLSRSPRSTVGTITEIYDYLRLLYARVGEPFCPHCGIPIASQTLQQMTEALFRLPKGSLLTLLSPIVRGRKGEYRKELDDLRKKGFVKVRIDGIERDLSEEVRLDKNKRHDIEVVVDRPVLKEGGEKRIRESLEIALRLSGGIARVEPEGGAPLLFSQKFSCPECGFSYPELTPRMFSFNSPVGACPACDGLGTRRYFDPDLIVPDPSLSLNQGAILPWREKGEAYVRPILEGLARRYRFSLDTPFKRLSKSVQRLLLYGSEGEKVSFKAEGRRGRDHFREIFEGVIPQLERRLKEDGDDGADFESFMSLIPCPECGGRRLKREVLSIRVGGKSIAELTCLSIREALAFFRRLRLSPRAQRIAQAILREIEERLQFMMEVGLDYLTLDRSASSLSGGESQRIRLATQIGSSLVGVLYVLDEPSIGLHPRDHLRLLNTLKRLRDLGNTVVVVEHDEETIRSADYVIDMGPGPGDKGGEIVFAGPPEALLEEENSLTGQYLSGRRCIPLPEKRRPLEGKYLFLKGVKANNLKNIDVKIPLGVFICVTGVSGSGKSTLVIDTLYSLLSRHLHRRGKLGEFVRSVEGLEHIDKVIHVDQMPIGRTPRSNPATYTGLFQPIRELFSLLPESKAKGFRPGRFSFNVPGGRCEACHGDGILKVEMNFLPDVYVPCEACHGKRYNRETLTIRYKGKNISEVLEMTAEEACEFFKPVPAIFQKLQTLCEVGLGYIKLGQSATTLSGGEAQRIKLAKELSRKGTGRTVYLLDEPTTGLHFADVQRLLDILHQLADRGNTLIVIEHNLEVIKSADYIIDLGPEGGEEGGWIVAAGTPEEVARVERSYTGQYLRKKLPSFDH, encoded by the coding sequence ATGGAAAAGATCATCATCCGCGGGGCCAAAGTCCATAACCTCAAAAACATCGACGTGGAGATTCCGAGGAATCGGCTGGTGGTCATCACTGGCCTGAGCGGTTCCGGCAAGTCCACCCTCGCCTTCGACACCCTCTATGCGGAGGGACAGCGCCGATATGTCGAGTCCCTTTCTGCCTACGCCCGTCAGTTCTTGGAGCAGCTCGAGAGGGCGGAGGTCGAGTCGATCGAAGGGCTCTCTCCTGCCATCGCCATCGACCAGCGGCACCTGTCGCGAAGCCCCCGTTCCACCGTGGGAACCATCACGGAGATCTATGACTATCTAAGGCTCCTTTATGCGCGGGTGGGGGAGCCGTTTTGCCCTCACTGCGGGATCCCGATTGCCTCGCAAACCCTTCAACAGATGACCGAGGCCCTCTTCCGGTTGCCGAAGGGAAGTCTCCTCACCCTCCTCTCCCCCATCGTCCGAGGCAGAAAGGGGGAGTACCGGAAGGAGCTGGACGATCTCCGGAAGAAGGGGTTTGTAAAGGTGAGGATTGACGGGATCGAGAGGGATCTGAGCGAGGAGGTTAGGCTGGACAAAAACAAGAGGCACGACATCGAGGTCGTGGTCGATCGCCCCGTGTTAAAGGAGGGCGGGGAGAAGAGGATCAGAGAATCGCTGGAGATCGCCCTTCGACTCTCCGGAGGGATCGCAAGGGTCGAACCGGAGGGGGGGGCTCCCCTCCTCTTCAGTCAGAAATTCTCCTGTCCGGAGTGTGGCTTCAGCTATCCTGAGCTCACCCCGAGGATGTTCTCCTTCAACAGCCCGGTAGGCGCCTGTCCCGCCTGCGACGGATTAGGGACGAGGCGATATTTCGATCCGGACCTGATCGTCCCCGACCCCTCTCTCTCTTTAAACCAGGGGGCGATCCTTCCGTGGAGGGAGAAGGGAGAGGCCTATGTCCGACCCATCTTGGAGGGCTTGGCGAGACGATATCGGTTCAGCCTCGATACCCCTTTCAAACGGTTGAGCAAATCGGTGCAGCGTCTTTTGCTCTACGGCTCGGAAGGGGAGAAGGTCTCTTTCAAGGCCGAGGGGAGGAGGGGGCGTGATCACTTCCGAGAGATCTTCGAGGGGGTGATCCCCCAGCTGGAACGAAGGCTTAAGGAAGACGGGGACGATGGCGCCGATTTCGAATCGTTCATGAGCCTCATCCCCTGCCCTGAATGTGGAGGTCGCCGTCTCAAACGCGAGGTCCTTTCGATTCGCGTGGGAGGGAAGTCGATCGCTGAGTTGACCTGCCTGAGCATCCGAGAGGCCTTGGCATTTTTCCGGAGACTTCGCCTCTCCCCTCGCGCCCAGAGAATTGCACAGGCCATCCTGAGGGAGATCGAAGAACGGTTGCAATTTATGATGGAGGTAGGCCTCGATTACCTGACCCTCGACCGGAGCGCCTCTTCCCTTTCCGGAGGGGAATCCCAACGCATCCGCCTGGCCACGCAGATCGGCTCAAGCCTCGTCGGGGTCCTCTATGTGCTCGACGAGCCGAGCATCGGCCTTCATCCAAGGGATCATCTTCGACTCTTGAACACCCTCAAACGGCTGAGAGATCTCGGAAACACCGTGGTGGTGGTAGAGCACGATGAGGAGACGATCCGTTCGGCCGACTATGTGATCGATATGGGACCCGGCCCAGGAGACAAAGGGGGTGAGATCGTCTTCGCCGGGCCTCCGGAGGCGCTGCTGGAGGAGGAGAACTCCCTGACCGGCCAGTATCTCTCGGGAAGGCGTTGCATCCCCTTGCCCGAAAAGAGGCGGCCTTTGGAAGGGAAATACCTCTTCCTCAAAGGGGTCAAGGCGAATAACCTGAAGAATATCGATGTGAAGATTCCCCTGGGCGTCTTCATCTGTGTCACGGGGGTCTCGGGATCCGGAAAGTCGACCCTGGTGATCGACACCCTTTACAGCCTGTTATCCCGTCATCTCCACCGGAGGGGGAAGCTGGGTGAATTCGTCCGGTCGGTCGAGGGGCTCGAACATATCGACAAGGTGATCCATGTGGATCAGATGCCCATTGGCCGGACGCCCCGTTCCAATCCGGCCACCTATACAGGCCTCTTTCAGCCCATCCGGGAACTTTTTTCCCTCCTCCCCGAGTCGAAAGCGAAGGGGTTTAGACCCGGCCGTTTCAGCTTCAATGTTCCGGGGGGACGGTGCGAGGCCTGCCATGGGGACGGAATCCTCAAGGTGGAGATGAACTTTCTTCCCGACGTCTATGTCCCCTGCGAAGCCTGTCATGGCAAGCGATACAATCGAGAGACCCTCACCATCCGTTATAAGGGGAAGAACATCTCCGAGGTCTTGGAGATGACAGCAGAAGAGGCCTGCGAGTTTTTCAAACCCGTGCCTGCCATCTTCCAGAAACTTCAAACCCTTTGCGAGGTGGGCCTGGGGTACATCAAGTTAGGGCAGTCGGCCACGACGCTCTCGGGAGGGGAGGCGCAGCGGATCAAGCTGGCCAAAGAATTGAGCAGAAAAGGGACGGGCCGGACGGTCTATCTTCTCGACGAACCGACCACGGGTCTCCATTTTGCCGATGTTCAGAGGCTTCTTGATATCCTCCACCAGCTTGCCGACAGAGGGAACACCCTTATCGTCATCGAGCACAATCTGGAGGTGATCAAGTCGGCCGATTATATCATCGACCTCGGGCCTGAGGGTGGGGAGGAAGGAGGATGGATCGTGGCCGCCGGAACCCCGGAGGAGGTGGCCCGGGTGGAGAGGTCCTACACGGGGCAGTATCTCAGGAAAAAGCTGCCCTCCTTCGATCATTGA
- a CDS encoding saccharopine dehydrogenase family protein → MAKILILGAGGVGRVVAHKVASVPEVFTEILLASRTLAKCEAIAQAVGSDRIRTAKVNADDLFELVALMKAFRPDLVIHVALPYQDLTVMEACLEVGAHYLDTANYEPPDVPKFEYRWQWAFHDRFKEAGLTAILGCGFDPGVSGVFTAYAAKHHFDEIHYLDIVDCNAGDHGKPFATNFNPEINIREVTQKGKYWENGQWVETEPHQIHRPLTYPNIGPRESYLIYHEELESLVKHFPTLKRARFWMTFSEEYLTHLRVIQNIGMASITPILYEGKEIVPIQFLKAVLPDPASLGEHYVGETSIGCRIRGIKDGKEKTYYIYNNCRHQDAYRETGTQAVSYTTGVPAMIGALLCLTGKWKAAGVFNTEQFDPDPFMELLPLYGLPWEERHDVDLEV, encoded by the coding sequence ATGGCCAAAATCCTCATCCTCGGAGCCGGAGGCGTCGGAAGGGTCGTCGCCCACAAGGTGGCCTCGGTCCCTGAGGTGTTCACAGAAATCCTCCTCGCCAGCCGGACCCTCGCCAAATGCGAGGCCATTGCCCAGGCGGTGGGTTCGGACCGGATCCGAACCGCCAAAGTCAACGCGGACGACCTCTTCGAGCTCGTCGCGTTGATGAAAGCCTTCCGGCCCGACCTCGTCATCCACGTGGCCCTCCCTTATCAGGATCTCACCGTCATGGAGGCCTGTCTCGAGGTGGGAGCTCACTACCTCGATACGGCCAACTATGAACCCCCGGACGTTCCGAAATTCGAGTACCGGTGGCAATGGGCCTTCCATGACCGTTTCAAAGAGGCCGGCCTGACCGCCATCTTGGGCTGTGGGTTCGATCCCGGGGTCTCGGGCGTCTTCACCGCCTATGCGGCCAAACACCATTTCGACGAAATTCATTATCTGGACATCGTCGACTGCAACGCCGGCGACCATGGGAAACCCTTCGCCACGAACTTTAACCCCGAAATCAACATCCGGGAGGTGACCCAAAAGGGGAAATACTGGGAAAACGGCCAGTGGGTCGAAACCGAACCCCACCAGATCCACCGTCCCCTCACCTACCCGAATATCGGTCCCCGGGAATCCTACCTCATTTACCACGAAGAACTGGAATCCCTGGTCAAGCACTTTCCCACCTTGAAAAGGGCCCGCTTCTGGATGACCTTCAGCGAGGAGTATCTCACCCACCTCCGGGTGATCCAGAACATCGGGATGGCCAGCATCACCCCGATTCTATACGAGGGGAAGGAGATCGTGCCGATCCAATTTCTCAAGGCGGTCCTCCCCGATCCGGCCTCCCTCGGTGAACACTATGTGGGGGAGACCTCGATCGGCTGCCGCATTCGGGGCATCAAGGACGGCAAAGAGAAGACCTATTACATATATAACAACTGCCGGCATCAGGATGCCTATCGGGAGACCGGGACCCAAGCGGTGAGTTATACGACGGGGGTCCCGGCCATGATCGGGGCCCTGTTGTGCTTGACCGGAAAATGGAAGGCGGCCGGCGTCTTCAACACCGAACAGTTCGATCCGGACCCGTTCATGGAGCTCTTGCCTCTTTACGGCCTTCCCTGGGAGGAACGGCACGACGTCGATCTGGAAGTGTAA
- the nspC gene encoding carboxynorspermidine decarboxylase encodes MPVDFSKVPSPCYVIDETLLRKNLETIKRVEEAAGVEILVSFKAFANWGVFPIFKEYGFGASASSLYEARLAFEELGVKAHTYAPAYEENAFGDLLRYSSHVTFNSLRQFQKFFRQAREAGLSLGLRVNPEFSETPYALYNPCTPGSRLGMTADLLGEHLPKEVEGLHFHSLFEADSFALERLLAVFVEKFGRYLPHLQWVNMGGGHLMTKEGYDRNHLVRTLTQFKDRYGVRVFLEPGSAFTYQTGYLVSTVLDIVENHGIRTALLDVSFTCHMPDCLEMPYKPAILGAHDGGAGPFTYRMGGISCLAGDFMGDWSFDRELKPGDRIVFEDMIHYTTVKTTMFNGIPHPSIGLWNDRSGLTLIRRFTYEDYKSRLS; translated from the coding sequence ATGCCCGTCGACTTCTCCAAGGTCCCCTCTCCCTGTTACGTCATCGACGAAACCCTCCTTCGCAAGAATCTCGAAACGATCAAAAGGGTCGAAGAGGCCGCCGGGGTCGAGATCCTCGTCTCTTTCAAGGCCTTTGCCAACTGGGGCGTCTTTCCCATCTTCAAGGAATATGGCTTCGGGGCATCGGCCAGCTCCCTCTATGAGGCGCGCTTGGCCTTCGAAGAACTGGGCGTCAAAGCCCACACCTACGCCCCGGCTTACGAGGAGAACGCTTTTGGGGACCTCCTCCGGTACAGCAGCCACGTGACCTTCAATTCCCTTCGGCAATTCCAAAAATTCTTCAGGCAGGCCAGAGAGGCAGGGCTCTCCCTCGGCCTTCGGGTCAATCCGGAGTTCTCCGAAACCCCCTACGCCCTCTACAATCCGTGCACACCGGGCTCCCGGTTGGGGATGACGGCAGACCTCCTTGGAGAGCATCTGCCCAAGGAAGTGGAAGGGCTGCATTTCCACTCCCTCTTCGAAGCTGACTCCTTCGCCCTGGAGAGGTTGCTTGCCGTCTTTGTGGAGAAATTCGGCCGCTACCTCCCCCATCTCCAATGGGTGAATATGGGTGGGGGACACCTGATGACGAAAGAAGGATACGATCGGAACCATCTGGTCCGGACCCTCACCCAATTTAAGGATCGATACGGGGTCAGGGTCTTCCTTGAGCCCGGGAGCGCCTTCACCTATCAAACCGGTTACCTGGTCTCCACCGTTCTGGACATCGTGGAAAACCACGGCATCCGAACCGCTCTCCTCGACGTCTCCTTCACCTGCCACATGCCCGACTGCCTCGAGATGCCTTACAAACCGGCCATCTTGGGGGCCCACGACGGGGGGGCGGGCCCTTTCACCTACCGCATGGGAGGGATCAGCTGTCTGGCAGGGGATTTCATGGGAGACTGGTCCTTCGATCGGGAGCTGAAACCCGGAGATCGGATCGTCTTCGAGGACATGATCCATTACACGACGGTCAAGACGACCATGTTCAACGGCATCCCTCACCCTTCGATCGGGCTATGGAACGACCGATCGGGCCTGACCCTGATCCGAAGGTTCACCTATGAGGACTACAAGAGCCGCCTGTCCTGA
- a CDS encoding XRE family transcriptional regulator has product MKIGERIKTLRQLSNLTQEELAQRANLTKGFISQVERDLTSISLDSLIQILEALDEDISDFFKEASQEKIVYRIRDRVAIEKEKIAKFELLVPGSTNRRLEPILLTLKKGESTPKEKPHEGEEFGFVLRGRVNLRFGREVLRLKRGECFYLTAEKEHWLHNTSSKEAVVLWISSPPSF; this is encoded by the coding sequence ATGAAGATCGGAGAACGGATCAAAACCCTGAGGCAGCTGAGCAACCTGACCCAGGAGGAGCTGGCGCAGCGGGCCAACCTGACCAAGGGGTTCATCTCCCAGGTGGAACGGGATCTGACCTCCATCTCTTTGGACAGCCTGATTCAGATCCTCGAGGCCCTGGACGAAGACATCTCCGACTTTTTCAAAGAGGCCTCCCAGGAGAAGATCGTCTACCGGATTCGGGATCGGGTGGCCATCGAAAAGGAGAAGATCGCCAAGTTCGAACTCCTCGTCCCGGGATCCACCAACCGGCGGCTGGAACCGATTCTTCTGACCCTCAAAAAGGGAGAATCGACGCCAAAGGAGAAACCCCATGAAGGGGAGGAGTTCGGCTTCGTCCTCCGGGGGAGGGTCAACCTCCGTTTCGGAAGGGAGGTGTTGCGATTGAAACGGGGGGAGTGCTTCTACCTCACCGCGGAGAAGGAGCACTGGCTCCACAACACCAGCTCGAAGGAGGCGGTTGTCCTCTGGATCAGTTCGCCCCCTTCTTTTTAG
- a CDS encoding arginine decarboxylase, pyruvoyl-dependent encodes MIIKTPTHYFLVSGASEGFTPLNAFDGALLRAGIGDTNLVKMSSIVPPRCQLIDPVPLPPGALVPTAYASMTCDVPGELIASAVAVALPEDPAYPGLIMEYSARGPKTEIEEMVRQMAIEGMKVRGRVIRDLTSIAVEHRVKRVGATFAAVVLWEKKEE; translated from the coding sequence GTGATCATCAAAACACCCACACACTATTTTCTCGTCTCCGGTGCTTCGGAGGGATTCACCCCGCTCAACGCCTTCGATGGAGCCCTCCTCCGAGCAGGGATCGGGGATACCAACCTGGTGAAGATGAGCAGCATCGTCCCCCCTCGATGCCAGCTGATCGACCCCGTTCCCCTCCCGCCCGGCGCCCTCGTGCCCACGGCCTACGCCTCGATGACCTGCGATGTGCCGGGGGAGCTCATCGCCTCCGCCGTGGCCGTCGCCCTTCCGGAAGACCCGGCATATCCCGGCCTGATCATGGAGTATTCGGCCCGGGGTCCAAAGACAGAAATCGAGGAGATGGTCAGGCAGATGGCGATCGAGGGGATGAAAGTGAGGGGACGGGTGATCCGGGACCTCACATCCATCGCAGTGGAGCACAGGGTGAAAAGGGTGGGAGCTACCTTTGCCGCGGTCGTCCTCTGGGAGAAAAAAGAGGAGTAA
- the speB gene encoding agmatinase: MNVSLIDPSYLSASVPYEKAKAVILGCPYDGSASFRPGARFGPSAIRKASWGIETYSPYLGKDLGQHLIHDLGDLELPLGEKRIALDWIRKALKTILEARKFPILLGGDHLITLPIVEEIQKVYPDLHLLHLDAHADLRDHYLGEALSHSTVMRRVIERIGEGRLFQVGIRSGTEEEFALSRKMKSLVKIDEPSIQSLVKRLGKKPVYISLDLDILDPGVCPGVGTPEPGGLTFRELLSLLKILCPLRVIGFDLVELTPDYDPAQISSVTASVLLREMILAFCP, encoded by the coding sequence ATGAACGTTTCCCTGATCGACCCATCCTACCTCTCCGCATCCGTTCCCTATGAAAAAGCAAAAGCCGTGATCCTCGGTTGTCCCTACGACGGTTCAGCCTCCTTCCGGCCCGGCGCCCGCTTCGGACCCTCGGCCATCCGGAAAGCCTCCTGGGGCATTGAAACTTACAGTCCCTACCTCGGAAAAGATCTTGGCCAGCATCTCATCCACGACCTGGGAGACCTCGAACTCCCCCTTGGGGAGAAAAGGATCGCTTTGGACTGGATTCGGAAGGCCCTGAAGACGATCCTCGAGGCACGAAAATTTCCGATCCTTCTCGGAGGGGACCATCTCATCACCCTCCCGATCGTCGAGGAGATCCAAAAGGTATATCCGGATCTCCATCTCTTGCACCTCGATGCCCATGCCGACCTGAGGGACCACTACCTCGGCGAGGCCCTCTCCCATAGCACGGTCATGCGAAGGGTAATCGAACGGATTGGCGAAGGAAGGCTGTTTCAGGTGGGGATCCGATCCGGAACCGAAGAGGAATTTGCCCTCTCAAGGAAGATGAAGTCCCTCGTCAAAATCGATGAGCCCTCGATCCAATCTTTGGTGAAACGTCTCGGCAAAAAACCGGTCTATATCAGCCTCGACCTCGATATCCTCGATCCGGGGGTTTGCCCTGGAGTAGGAACCCCGGAACCTGGAGGGTTAACCTTCCGGGAGCTCCTCTCCCTCCTCAAGATCCTCTGCCCTCTTCGGGTGATCGGATTCGATCTGGTGGAACTCACCCCCGATTACGACCCTGCCCAAATCTCCTCTGTAACCGCCTCGGTCCTCCTGAGGGAGATGATCCTCGCCTTCTGCCCTTAA
- a CDS encoding 4Fe-4S binding protein gives MGHLAGKEEILRQLQKRLHKNPVGLPEHATVYEILSILYTEKEAEVGAKFPLGLASIEELQSVTGIDQGELEGILKGMMKKGLVVSSVKDGKVRYLLSPGLTGFFEFTFMRTNESLPMKRLAELMHAYRNTPEFLQEFASTATTRAKAYVYSGVLPPVRSEVLRFDEAAEHIRKAGRGSIGKCYCRHEAWHLGKNCSAPIDEICLSLGAASDFLVEQGFARRATVDELLDVLKRAEDLGLVHIGDNVQDQTTFICNCCGCCCGFLEGITKHHLQHALTTTNYLPQLDKEACNGCGVCVDRCQIKALQLKGDYPVVAEEVCIGCGVCSHFCPTEAMKMKEREKRVIPPKTYKELMVRLMQEKGRI, from the coding sequence ATGGGCCATCTTGCGGGAAAGGAAGAGATTTTGAGACAGCTTCAGAAGAGGCTTCACAAGAACCCTGTGGGGCTTCCGGAACATGCGACGGTTTATGAGATTCTATCGATCCTCTATACCGAAAAAGAGGCCGAGGTGGGGGCCAAGTTTCCTTTAGGTCTGGCCTCGATCGAAGAACTTCAGAGCGTCACCGGAATCGATCAAGGGGAATTGGAAGGGATCTTGAAAGGGATGATGAAGAAGGGGTTGGTCGTCTCTTCGGTCAAGGATGGAAAAGTCCGCTACCTGCTCTCGCCGGGCCTGACGGGGTTCTTCGAATTCACCTTCATGCGAACGAATGAATCCCTTCCCATGAAGCGGCTGGCTGAGCTGATGCACGCCTATCGGAATACGCCGGAGTTCCTCCAGGAATTTGCCTCGACGGCCACCACCCGAGCCAAGGCTTACGTGTACAGCGGGGTCCTTCCGCCGGTGAGGAGCGAGGTGTTGAGGTTCGACGAGGCGGCCGAACATATCCGAAAGGCAGGCCGGGGAAGCATCGGCAAATGTTACTGCCGGCATGAGGCGTGGCACCTCGGAAAGAATTGTTCGGCCCCCATCGACGAGATCTGCCTAAGCCTCGGGGCGGCCTCCGATTTTCTGGTCGAGCAGGGGTTTGCCCGAAGGGCAACCGTGGATGAACTGCTCGACGTCCTGAAAAGGGCGGAGGATCTCGGTTTGGTCCACATCGGCGACAATGTCCAGGACCAGACGACCTTCATCTGCAATTGCTGCGGTTGCTGTTGCGGGTTTCTCGAAGGGATCACCAAACATCATCTCCAACATGCTCTGACCACCACGAATTACCTTCCTCAGCTGGACAAGGAGGCTTGCAATGGCTGCGGGGTATGTGTGGATCGCTGCCAGATCAAAGCCCTCCAGCTAAAAGGGGATTATCCCGTGGTTGCTGAGGAGGTCTGTATCGGTTGCGGGGTCTGCAGCCACTTCTGCCCCACCGAAGCGATGAAGATGAAGGAGAGGGAAAAGCGGGTCATCCCTCCCAAAACCTACAAAGAGCTGATGGTCCGTCTAATGCAAGAGAAGGGGAGGATTTAG
- a CDS encoding D-2-hydroxyacid dehydrogenase: protein MSHPLLIYHPEAPLYGEILRKKIPDLDLCMASRPEEAAEFIEKAEILLTWKIPDELLRKAYNLKWFASLGAGNEHLLRNPLIPPTIPFTKVTVYGEMMAEYVFAYLLSFIRETEKYREDQKKKRWDPQRPGRLRGRVLGLLGLGSVGREIAKRGKQFGMTVIGVKRHPGPVENVDQVFPPDGLKKMLPMVDYLVNALPLTPETDRLLGEKELRLLREGTVLFNVGRGRTIDERALIQVLRERKIRAVLDVFEEEPLPPASELWTLDNVTVTPHVSGINLPEEICEEFVANYGRWVRGEQLVGLVDREKGY from the coding sequence ATGAGCCATCCCCTTCTGATCTACCATCCCGAAGCCCCCCTCTACGGAGAGATCCTCCGTAAGAAGATCCCCGATCTCGACCTCTGTATGGCCTCCCGTCCGGAAGAGGCGGCCGAATTTATCGAGAAGGCCGAGATCCTTCTCACCTGGAAAATTCCTGACGAATTGCTCCGAAAGGCTTACAACCTGAAGTGGTTCGCCTCCCTGGGAGCGGGAAACGAACACCTCCTTCGGAATCCTCTCATCCCCCCGACGATCCCCTTCACCAAGGTGACGGTTTATGGGGAGATGATGGCGGAGTACGTCTTTGCCTACCTCCTCTCCTTCATCCGCGAAACGGAGAAATACCGAGAAGATCAGAAAAAGAAGAGGTGGGATCCCCAACGGCCGGGACGGTTGAGAGGGAGGGTCCTGGGACTCCTGGGGCTCGGATCCGTCGGGAGAGAGATCGCCAAGAGGGGGAAGCAGTTCGGGATGACGGTCATCGGTGTGAAACGACATCCCGGACCGGTGGAGAACGTCGATCAGGTCTTCCCTCCCGATGGGTTGAAAAAGATGCTCCCCATGGTCGATTATCTCGTCAATGCCCTTCCCCTCACCCCTGAAACGGATCGCCTTCTTGGAGAGAAAGAGCTTCGTTTATTGAGGGAGGGGACGGTCCTTTTCAACGTCGGCCGGGGAAGGACGATCGACGAAAGGGCCTTGATCCAAGTCCTCAGGGAGCGGAAGATCCGGGCCGTCCTCGACGTCTTCGAGGAGGAGCCCCTTCCGCCCGCAAGCGAGCTCTGGACCCTCGACAACGTCACCGTCACCCCCCATGTCTCCGGGATCAACCTGCCGGAGGAGATCTGTGAGGAATTTGTGGCCAACTATGGGCGTTGGGTGAGGGGGGAGCAACTGGTGGGTTTGGTAGACCGTGAAAAGGGGTATTGA
- a CDS encoding reductive dehalogenase: MDQPTTKIFEDQVRRVDERESGFNKALRGDYGPHFQQERMRFVVKHPLSGALAWMTGYLKDVVDGLVAKQKAPLPEDPVLLSRHIKELAYFLRADAVGICRLPAYAVYSHRFPDGEPVELNHRYAIAILVDQDWPTAEAFNGHDWISNSMSFMAYSSSAFIACIIADYIRRLGYPARAHHARNYQVVVPPILLWAGLGEMCRIGDCVLHPFLGPRFKAAVVTTDLPLSVDKPIDFGVQDLCTKCKKCARECPSGALSDGGKIVYHGYERWPTDVEKCTKMRVGNPKGSGCGTCIKVCPANKPYTLFHRAVGWAVRRSSLARSIAVRADDLFGYGRPKPERKWWFDLEEVEGQLERR, encoded by the coding sequence GTGGATCAGCCGACCACGAAGATCTTCGAGGATCAGGTGAGGCGGGTGGACGAACGGGAGAGCGGCTTCAACAAAGCCCTCCGGGGTGATTACGGGCCTCATTTCCAGCAGGAACGGATGCGATTCGTCGTCAAACATCCCCTGTCCGGGGCCCTCGCCTGGATGACGGGTTATCTGAAGGATGTGGTGGACGGCCTGGTGGCCAAACAGAAGGCTCCGTTGCCAGAAGACCCCGTTCTCCTTTCACGGCATATCAAAGAACTTGCCTACTTCCTCCGGGCGGATGCCGTGGGCATCTGCAGGCTTCCGGCCTATGCGGTCTATTCCCATCGGTTTCCCGATGGAGAGCCGGTCGAGCTCAACCATCGATATGCCATCGCCATCCTCGTCGACCAGGACTGGCCGACGGCCGAGGCCTTCAATGGCCACGATTGGATCAGCAATTCGATGAGTTTCATGGCCTATTCGAGTTCGGCCTTCATCGCCTGCATCATCGCCGACTACATCCGGAGGCTCGGTTACCCGGCGAGGGCCCACCATGCGAGGAATTATCAGGTCGTGGTCCCGCCCATCCTTCTGTGGGCCGGCTTGGGCGAGATGTGCCGGATCGGAGACTGCGTGCTCCATCCCTTTTTAGGCCCGAGGTTCAAGGCCGCCGTGGTGACGACCGACCTTCCCCTTTCGGTGGACAAACCGATCGATTTTGGAGTGCAGGATCTCTGCACGAAATGTAAGAAGTGCGCTCGTGAGTGTCCCTCCGGTGCCCTCAGCGATGGCGGTAAGATCGTGTATCATGGTTACGAACGGTGGCCCACCGACGTCGAAAAATGCACCAAGATGCGGGTGGGAAACCCCAAGGGGTCGGGTTGCGGCACCTGCATCAAGGTCTGCCCGGCCAACAAACCCTATACCCTTTTTCATCGGGCCGTGGGCTGGGCCGTGAGGCGTTCTTCCCTTGCCCGAAGCATCGCCGTGAGAGCGGATGACCTCTTCGGCTACGGAAGGCCTAAGCCCGAGCGGAAATGGTGGTTCGATCTCGAAGAGGTCGAGGGACAGCTGGAGAGGCGATGA
- a CDS encoding NUDIX hydrolase, translating into MIKPWPKIRTRSKHPYRVFSVRTDVVLSPRTHRPHDFYIIESNDWVNIIPITEDHRVVMVRQFRHGPRKVTLEIPGGLVEDRDTPKRAAARELLEETGYRAKRWLKIGCINPNPALFQNRCYTYLALDLKKVADLNPDQTEDIEVVLVPLSAIPDMIRKGRIDHAIVIAAFTHYFLRYPGGIINP; encoded by the coding sequence ATGATCAAACCGTGGCCGAAGATTCGAACCCGATCCAAACATCCCTACCGGGTCTTCTCCGTCCGAACCGATGTGGTCCTCTCCCCTCGAACCCATCGACCACACGACTTCTACATCATCGAATCGAACGATTGGGTCAACATCATCCCGATCACCGAGGATCACCGGGTCGTCATGGTCAGGCAATTCCGGCATGGCCCGAGAAAGGTGACGCTCGAGATCCCTGGGGGCCTGGTGGAAGATCGCGACACCCCGAAAAGGGCCGCCGCGAGGGAACTGCTTGAGGAGACCGGCTATCGGGCAAAACGCTGGCTGAAAATCGGCTGCATCAATCCCAACCCTGCCCTCTTTCAAAATCGCTGTTACACCTACCTGGCCCTCGACCTGAAGAAGGTGGCGGACCTCAATCCGGACCAGACCGAGGACATCGAGGTCGTGCTCGTCCCCCTTTCGGCAATCCCGGACATGATCCGAAAAGGGCGGATCGACCATGCCATCGTCATCGCGGCCTTCACCCACTACTTTCTCCGGTATCCAGGAGGAATAATAAACCCTTGA